CTCAATGATGCTGCTGCGGTCACTCAGATCGCGATAGCCGTCGCTCCTGTCCGCGAGGAGTTCCGTAAGCACTCCCGACCGGTTCGCGACCGGCAGGGCCGCGCCGGCACAGCGACCAGCGGCCACCTCCGAGGCGACGAGATCGGTGCTGAGGTCATCGCGCGCCAGTGGCGAGCCAAGATAGGGCGTGCCGAGCGAGATGAGTCGCGCAATCCGCGGCGACGAGGCCTCGTCGAGCATGCCGACCGTTGCCACGAGCCCGCCCGTGGAGTGGGCCACCACCATCACCGGCTGGGTGCCGAAGCGTTCGGTGAGCAGTTCGCGAAAACGGCGCGCGCTGAATGCCATGCCATTGTACGTCGGGTAGCGAAACACCCACGGCTCCACGGCAGTGCGCAGTTCGGCATCCGCAGCGATGCCGCTCAGGAGCGACTCCCACATGTCGCCCGCATCGTCGGGGAACCAGGCGGAGAAGTCCTCTGCGGTCAGCCTGCCCGGCTGGAGTCCATGCATGAACACCACCGGGATACGCGTACCGCTGAAGCGCGTGGTCACCCCGCGACTGCCCGCCGCATAGAGTGCGTACCCCACCGCCTCCGGCGTGGGATCGGGGAGGTATTCGAGATCGACGACGGTGCGCCCCCCCTGCGCGGCCGCGTTCGACAGCAGCAACGTGGTTTCGATGCGCGTGACCGTGCGGCCCGCCTGATCGACCGCCGGTGAGACCGCATCGGCCACCGGGGCCGTGACCACGCGTCGGTTGTTCGGCAGCACGGCCGTCACGCGCAGCCGTGGGAGTGGCGTGGAGGGAATTGGCGCCGCGGTCATCACCAACACGCGAGTGGGTGCCGCGGTGCTCGTGCTCTGTTGTGCGCGCAGTCTGGCGACCGACGCCAGCGCCGTCACGGTGATCCGCACGCTGAGTCTTCCGGCGCCCTCCTGACGCTCCTCGGCCGACACGCGCACCCCGGCCGGCAGCGCACCCGGCGGAATGAAGACCCCACTGCCGTTGCCGGCAATGACGCGGGTGGTATCGGTGGCCCGTACGACCGCCGAGGCAGTATCGGGGCGTACGACGGACACCCAGGCGGTCCCCATGATGCTGCCGGCGCGCGCGGAAACCCGCACACGACCGGGGCTCACTGCGGTGACCACACCGGCCGGGCTTACGCTGGCCACCGTTGGCGTCTCGGAGGCCCACTCGATGGCAGACGATACAACGGTGCCCGCGGCGCCCCTCGCCTCCGCACGCAGTGTGGCTGTCTGTCCGGGAGCCAGGCGCAGCGAGTCCGGGGTCACGATCACTTCCCGCACCGCGGGCCCCCCGGGCTGCGGGGCCGTGGGGGGGCTGCCGTCGCCGCCGCCACAGGCACCGAAAGCAAACGCCACAGCGCATGCGATCGCCGCGGAGTGAAGACCCCGGGCGATCGGACGTCGTGGATTCGTGGACACTGACTCGCGCAAAGAGGACTCCGGTAGCGGCCCCCGAAGTCTAGCCGTCGATGGTGCTGCTGGAGGGAGCGCCCAGGGTGGCCGTATCGTCACCGTGGGCGCCATGACTGTCAGAATCGACGGGAGCGGGCCGGGCATTGGGTGGGTGGGGTGGATGCCTCCGCACCCCCTGCCCTCCCTACGCCATCACTTGATGAGCCAGATGCGCTGATTCACTGGGTACAGCCACTCCACCCCACGGTCGGTCACCATCGCGTCGTCCTCCAGCGGAATGCGCACCTTCGCTCCGCCCCATTCGGGGTTGGGAGTCCAGGCGAACAGCTCGATGCTGAACGGGTTGAACGGCTTGATGTTGAAGGTCATCTGCCGCGGGTTGAACCAGGCGATGCTCGGGCCGCTGCCGTGCCCGCGGTCGCCCACGCTGTGGCAGCCAATGTTCACCTCGATCGCGCTGTCGGTGCCCACCTCGTTGAAGGTGCCCTGCATGCGGAAGCCGCCCTTGGTGATCTCCGCCTTGAGCTGCTCCACCATGGCGCCCGCCGTGGGGCCCGGCCTGATGGTGCGATGGATGATCTCCCGCACCTTGAGCGCGTTGTCGAAGGCGGTCTGAATGCCCTTGGGCGCCGCCGTCTCCCCCGGCTTGAGCACGTACGCCATGCGCTTCACGTCGGTCCACGTGTTGAGATAGCCCACGCCCCAGTCGATGATGACCAGGTCGCCGCGCTGGATGATGCGGCCATTGCTCGTGGCCTCGATCCCCTTGGGGCCGGTGATGTACACGCTCGGCATGTCGAAGCTCGAGCCCAGCGCCCGCTGCTGCAGCTGGTCCATCATCCACCACGCCACGTCCTCGAGCGTGGTGACACCCGGCGTGATGATCTCGTTGCTGAGCGCGCGTTCGGCAATGCGCCGCGAGATCTCTCCCGCTTCACCGAGGGCCACCACCTGCGAAATGGGGAAGCCGCTGCGGAAGTCGCTCACCACCTTCTCGCTGCTCACCAGCTTGGCCGCCCACTCGGGGCCAATCTCCTTCACGAGGCGATCGTAGCTGGTCTTGGAGAGCCCGTCGGCGGCGCCCACTTCCTCCGACATGTTGATGGCGATGCG
Above is a window of Gemmatimonas sp. DNA encoding:
- a CDS encoding M24 family metallopeptidase; protein product: MRRALLSALLLALPTVASAQPAAEPAKVRWERLCQIRRDKFDKILPGALRDNGVDMWITMQKENQFDPMYEDFGRGYVGSVGYYIFTDRGGDRIERVAIGASGGMLEGCKVYDRILGLANLKAFIAERNPKRIAINMSEEVGAADGLSKTSYDRLVKEIGPEWAAKLVSSEKVVSDFRSGFPISQVVALGEAGEISRRIAERALSNEIITPGVTTLEDVAWWMMDQLQQRALGSSFDMPSVYITGPKGIEATSNGRIIQRGDLVIIDWGVGYLNTWTDVKRMAYVLKPGETAAPKGIQTAFDNALKVREIIHRTIRPGPTAGAMVEQLKAEITKGGFRMQGTFNEVGTDSAIEVNIGCHSVGDRGHGSGPSIAWFNPRQMTFNIKPFNPFSIELFAWTPNPEWGGAKVRIPLEDDAMVTDRGVEWLYPVNQRIWLIK